Sequence from the Parcubacteria group bacterium CG10_big_fil_rev_8_21_14_0_10_36_14 genome:
AGTACTGACGCTAATGTGAACACTTTGCTTGCGAGATATCAATTTAAAAAAACAGCAGAAGAATATTTGGAAATTTTTTATAAGAATGTTAATATTAATAAAAAAGACACAAGGAGAAAATGATGAGTTCTTTTAAAGAAGTCTCTATTAGCGCCGAAATAATTTTTAAAGAATTTTGCGGATATATACATAGTGTAAAAGATCAAGAATATATAGCGCTTCTTTTAGCTCGTATTTATAGTTCGGAGACATCTGCCATAGTTCCCGAAGTATCAATTTATTGGGTATTGCCTTTTCGTTGGATGTTTTTTGGAAAAAAAATTGGACTACCCAAAGAAGATTTTTTAAAATTAATTTATAGCCCGAATCTGTAAGGAGAAGAAAGATGGCAAGAAAAGAAGGAAGTTATTTTTGCTGTACTGTAGATGACCTTTTCCAATTAATTAAGGATATCGCAGGATTTGAACGTTGGAAAAAGCAGGATAAAATAGTTTTTAGAACAGCAATTGACGACACATACGAAGATAATGAACTTTCTGTTTTATATGCTTCGTTTTCTTTTTCTGCGCGGGTTCAACAAGCGGTAAAAATAGTATTAATGGGAAAAAATAAAAATATCACAAAAGAAGAATGGTTAAAAATTCTTGTAAAAGAGTGGGGAGAAGAATGGGGATTTTCTTGGAAAAACAAGAATAAAGAATTTCTTAAAAAGATATTATGATGGGTCCCTACAGAGAGCCTGACGGATTCTTTTGTTCCGCAGAAGGACTTTTAGAAATATTTTTTGTCCTTGAAGGAGATGGTATTCTGAGACATAAAAGTTCTTTAATAAATATCGTAAAAATTGTATATGGAGAAATGATTGAGTTTGATTTTCCTTTTTTTATTATCCTGATTTTAAGTAATATAAAAATGCAAAAGTTTTGGCAGCTTATAAGTTTTAGTAAAGGGCGCGGAATTCTAAAAAGAGATTGGTTCATGGCGATAGAAAAAGTTTTTATAGGTGGTTGATTTTAACCGCCTTTTTTGATACATTATTCTCATGGACAAATCACTATCTGAAAATAAAAAAGCATATCATGATTACGAAATACTGGAAAAATACGAAGCCGGTATTGTTTTGTATGGATTTGAGGTGAAAGCGGTAAGAAATGGTAATATGAGCTTAAAAGGCGCATATGTAACTTTTCATAATAATGAGGCCTTTCTCACAGGCTCTTACATCGGTAAATATAAACCAGCAGGCGGACTATCGGATTATGAGCCCGAACGTTCAAGAAAGCTTTTACTTAAAAAGCGTGAAATTCTCTATCTTAAGGGAAAAAGCGAAGTAAAGGGCTTGACAATCCTGCCCCTTTTAGTGTATACTAAGGGAAGCAAGGTAAAGATTGAGATAGGGATAGGAAAAGGAAAGAAACAGTATGAGAAAAAAGAAATTAAGAAAAAGAAAGATATTGAGCGTGATATCAAAAGAACTTTGAAATATTAGCTTTATATAGCTTATAACTCATTAGGGGATGCTAGGCATCGATGGGAATATAAGCAATATGTGCAAGTCGGGGTGAGCACCCCGTAAACAGCTCAACCGTACAAGTGCAAACTTAGTACAAAGAGCCAAAAGCGTTTTAGCTAATGCTTTTGCGCCAAGGCTCGCAATGGCTGTCGCTTAATAGCAATAGCCCATCCGCTCGGTTGATTCTCGATAAGCCGAATCCGGGTGTCATATTTCGAGATAGGTAATAAGGGTTTGTTCAGCCTGATTTACCAAAACACAAATTGAACTTTGCGATTGGTTATTTCGCCTACTTTTTAACCGATTGCGAGAAACCAAGTGGGCTAAGCTTGTAGATTGTATTGTGTATTATTTTCAGACGCGGGTTCGACTCCCGCCAT
This genomic interval carries:
- a CDS encoding SsrA-binding protein, which gives rise to MDKSLSENKKAYHDYEILEKYEAGIVLYGFEVKAVRNGNMSLKGAYVTFHNNEAFLTGSYIGKYKPAGGLSDYEPERSRKLLLKKREILYLKGKSEVKGLTILPLLVYTKGSKVKIEIGIGKGKKQYEKKEIKKKKDIERDIKRTLKY